ATTTCTTTTGCCTCGTATAATTTTGGTGGTGTTTGATGAATATTAAAAACCAGAGCAGAATACATCTTTGTTTTTCCAAAAGACACCGCGACTCTCATTCCTTTTTGTAAGAAATCAGCTTCTTCTTTAGTTACCGAATACGTAAATAGTTTTTGTATCGGTATTGGTAATATTACATCAATAAAGTAAATGGCTAAACTATTTAAAAACTATATCAAATCTAAGCAAATTTCACTACATTGTTAGAATAAATGATTAAGATTATGACAGCCGAACAATGGAAACAAAAAGGTAATTTCATTAAACTATTTAACAATGAGGTTTTTGTAATTGACGAAGGGAAAAACAATGATAAAACCATGGTAATTTTGCATGGATACCCGACTTCATCTTATGATTATTTTAAAGTTTTAGATCGACTGACTTCTGAGTATCGAGTGATTATTCATGACCATTTAGGGTTTGGATTTTCAGATAAACCTCAAAACTATTCATATTCGCTTATTGAACAGGCTGATATTGCCTTAGAACTATGGAAAAAACTAGGTATTATGGAATGTACATTATTAGCTCATGACTATGGAACAAGTGTAGCTACAGAAATTTTACATCGTCATAATTTCAATCAAATTAATTTAACCATAAATGAATTGATTTTATGTAATGGAAGTATGCATATTGAACTTTCTCAATTACGTCTAATTCAAAAATTACTTAAAAATAAGTACACGGGTAAACATGTTGCCAAGCTTTCAAATGAATTCATTTTTACGAAAAATATTAGAAATGTTTATCATGATAAGTCACAAGCAACAAATGATGAACTTAAAGAAATGTGGCAGCAACTTATGTACAACGACGGTAAAAAAGTAATTCATAGGTTGTCTAACTATATTAATGAACGTTATTTTTTCTGGCATCGTTGGATTGGAGCTTTAAAAGAAACTCAACTCAGAACAAAAATTGTTTGGGCTAAAAATGATCCAGTAGCGGTTTTTAAAATTGCTGAACTCTTAGCATCCGAAATAAAAAACAACACACTACTTCCACTAGAAAACTCTGGACATTTCCCTATGTTAGAATCTCCCGAAAGATGGGTGAATCTTGTTTTAGGTTAGCTAATCTTACTCCAAATACCACTTGTGCGTTGTAATTGAGTTAATCGCTTTAAAATTAATCTATTTTCAGGTGAAGATAAACTAGGATCATCGTTGAGCATTTTAATTGCCGCTTGTCTGGCATGAAATAAAATTGGACTATCCTTTACCACATCGGCTATTTTCAAATTTAAAACACCACTTTGTTGTGTTCCCATTATATTACCAGGACCACGTAGTTTTAAATCTACTTCTGCAATTTTAAATCCATCAGAAGTTTCAACCATTGTTTTTAATCGTGTTTTAGCATCGGAAGACAATTCAAAACTAGTTAACAAAATACAATAACTCTGATCTGCTCCTCGTCCTACTCTTCCTCGTAACTGATGTAACTGACTTAGTCCAAAACGTTCCGAGCTCTCAATAACCATTACTGAGGCATTTGGTACATTAACTCCTACTTCTATTACGGTAGTTGCAACCAT
This genomic window from Tenacibaculum sp. 190524A05c contains:
- a CDS encoding alpha/beta hydrolase, whose product is MTAEQWKQKGNFIKLFNNEVFVIDEGKNNDKTMVILHGYPTSSYDYFKVLDRLTSEYRVIIHDHLGFGFSDKPQNYSYSLIEQADIALELWKKLGIMECTLLAHDYGTSVATEILHRHNFNQINLTINELILCNGSMHIELSQLRLIQKLLKNKYTGKHVAKLSNEFIFTKNIRNVYHDKSQATNDELKEMWQQLMYNDGKKVIHRLSNYINERYFFWHRWIGALKETQLRTKIVWAKNDPVAVFKIAELLASEIKNNTLLPLENSGHFPMLESPERWVNLVLG